A stretch of the Mesorhizobium sp. Pch-S genome encodes the following:
- a CDS encoding YcbK family protein yields MAALCALLLASCTSTGAPDLGVADPNYAASQAGTNPAAPTTQNTTDPALAATTTPQTLMTAEGDTALPEQIAYLPTAKPGTPAFPLTAPADAQAIAGTTPQQLVAPEQSPQETAAAAQQVAAGTTTVLPQQGIATSQRAIDPAAAATQTASAATPEMNHPVYVTAGEMPATPAKPEKKGFLASLFGSSPAKAAPVAEKPKPIVPTEQAEAKQAIIPEDKPAKPIITLASAEAGQKQAMLASVDSSSAFNNLPGVRKTALFEITRRSGTYDDSDVDLNEDDEGGSYQVASAAGLARLAPNGLLKQTESVDVACLKPSLVRVLKQIEGHYRKKLIVTSGYRDQARNVRARGAKNSLHMYCAAADIQIAGVSKWDLATYVRSLPGRGGVGTYCHTESVHVDVGPERDWNWRCRRRG; encoded by the coding sequence ATGGCCGCGTTGTGCGCGTTGCTGCTGGCTTCCTGCACCTCGACTGGCGCGCCCGACCTCGGCGTTGCCGATCCGAATTATGCTGCTTCCCAGGCCGGAACTAATCCCGCCGCACCGACCACGCAAAACACCACCGATCCCGCCCTTGCAGCCACGACGACCCCGCAGACGCTGATGACTGCCGAAGGCGACACCGCCCTGCCCGAGCAGATCGCCTACCTGCCCACCGCAAAGCCCGGCACGCCGGCATTCCCGCTGACTGCTCCTGCCGATGCGCAGGCGATCGCCGGCACCACGCCACAGCAGCTCGTCGCGCCGGAACAGAGCCCCCAGGAGACGGCGGCTGCGGCGCAACAGGTTGCGGCCGGAACCACCACCGTCTTGCCGCAGCAAGGCATCGCGACAAGCCAGCGCGCGATCGATCCGGCTGCCGCGGCAACACAAACGGCCAGCGCGGCGACGCCGGAAATGAACCATCCGGTCTATGTGACCGCGGGCGAAATGCCGGCAACACCGGCCAAACCCGAAAAGAAAGGCTTCCTCGCCTCGCTGTTCGGCTCTTCGCCAGCCAAGGCTGCGCCGGTCGCTGAAAAGCCGAAACCGATCGTGCCCACGGAACAAGCTGAAGCCAAACAGGCGATCATTCCGGAAGACAAGCCAGCCAAGCCGATCATCACGCTGGCTTCGGCCGAAGCGGGTCAGAAGCAGGCGATGCTCGCCTCCGTGGACAGTTCGTCGGCTTTCAACAACCTGCCTGGCGTGCGCAAGACCGCACTGTTCGAAATCACCCGCCGCTCGGGCACCTACGATGACAGCGACGTCGACCTGAATGAAGACGATGAGGGCGGCTCCTATCAGGTGGCTTCTGCCGCCGGCTTGGCGCGCCTTGCCCCCAACGGCCTGCTGAAACAGACCGAAAGCGTGGATGTCGCCTGTCTCAAACCATCGCTGGTACGCGTGCTGAAGCAGATCGAAGGACATTATCGCAAGAAGCTGATCGTGACTTCCGGCTACCGCGATCAGGCCCGCAACGTGCGTGCGCGCGGCGCCAAGAACTCGCTGCACATGTATTGCGCGGCCGCCGATATCCAGATCGCCGGCGTCAGCAAATGGGATCTGGCAACCTATGTGCGCTCGCTCCCGGGACGCGGCGGTGTCGGCACCTATTGCCACACCGAATCCGTGCATGTCGACGTTGGTCCCGAGCGTGACTGGAACTGGCGCTGCCGCCGCCGCGGCTAG
- the phaC gene encoding class I poly(R)-hydroxyalkanoic acid synthase: MADRPDAGKTDDHEPPSVEQYLVKDPERFALNLARVVEQAGKAASAWAEPRERGEVRDSVAEPMADMVKTFSKLTEYWLADPKRALEAQTRLFAGYMNVWASAIHRIGGVEDEATGVKPERGDKRFQDPEWGKNAFFDFLKQAYLVTSRWAADLVEHAEGLDEHTRHKAGFYVKQVSNAISPSNFILTNPELFRETVSSHGENLVRGMKMFAEDIAAGKGDLKLRQADYSKFEIGRNIAVTPGKVVGRSDVAEIIQYSPTTETVLKRPLLICPPWINKFYILDLNPEKSFIRWAVEQGHTVFVISWINPDERHGTKNWEAYIREGLQYGLDVVEQATGERGVNAIGYCVGGTLLAAALALLAQEGDDRVKSVTFFTTQVDFTYAGDLKVFVDEEQIAALEIAMRGKGFLDGTKMATAFNMLRSGDLIWPYVVNNYMRGKEPLPFDLLYWNADSTRMAAANHSFYLRNCYLENNLSRGQMELAGRLVSLSDITIPVYNLASKEDHIAPARSVFLGCQYFGGEVDYVMAGSGHIAGVVNPPALGKYQHWTGGKPIGRFEDWIAAATENPGSWWPHWQRWIEAKDGTRVPPRIPGKTMETLGDAPGDYVKVRV, translated from the coding sequence ATGGCCGACAGACCCGATGCAGGCAAGACGGACGACCATGAACCGCCATCCGTCGAGCAGTATCTGGTAAAAGATCCAGAGCGTTTCGCGCTCAATCTCGCGCGCGTGGTTGAGCAGGCGGGCAAAGCCGCCTCGGCCTGGGCAGAGCCGCGTGAACGCGGCGAGGTGCGCGACAGCGTTGCCGAGCCTATGGCCGACATGGTCAAGACCTTCTCCAAGCTCACCGAATATTGGCTGGCCGACCCCAAGCGGGCGCTGGAGGCACAGACCAGGCTGTTCGCGGGCTACATGAATGTCTGGGCCAGCGCCATCCACCGCATCGGTGGCGTCGAGGACGAGGCCACGGGCGTCAAACCCGAACGCGGCGACAAGCGCTTCCAGGACCCTGAATGGGGCAAGAACGCTTTCTTCGATTTTCTCAAGCAGGCCTATCTGGTCACCTCGCGCTGGGCGGCTGACCTGGTCGAGCATGCCGAAGGGCTGGACGAGCATACGCGTCACAAGGCCGGTTTCTATGTGAAGCAGGTTTCGAACGCGATCTCGCCGTCCAACTTCATTCTAACCAACCCGGAATTGTTTCGCGAAACCGTCTCATCGCACGGCGAAAACCTGGTGCGCGGGATGAAGATGTTCGCCGAAGATATCGCCGCCGGCAAAGGCGACCTGAAACTGCGTCAGGCGGATTATTCAAAATTCGAGATCGGCCGCAACATCGCGGTTACGCCGGGCAAGGTCGTGGGTCGCTCCGACGTCGCCGAGATCATCCAGTACAGCCCGACAACCGAAACCGTGCTGAAACGGCCATTGCTCATCTGCCCGCCATGGATCAACAAGTTCTATATCCTCGATCTCAATCCGGAGAAATCTTTCATCCGCTGGGCAGTGGAACAGGGCCACACCGTCTTCGTCATCTCCTGGATCAATCCGGATGAACGCCACGGCACCAAGAACTGGGAAGCCTACATCCGTGAGGGCCTGCAATACGGCCTGGACGTCGTCGAGCAGGCAACAGGCGAACGCGGCGTCAATGCCATCGGCTACTGCGTCGGCGGCACTCTGCTGGCTGCGGCGCTTGCTCTCCTGGCGCAGGAAGGCGACGATCGCGTCAAATCTGTCACCTTCTTCACCACGCAGGTCGACTTCACCTACGCCGGCGATCTCAAGGTCTTCGTCGATGAAGAGCAGATCGCGGCCCTCGAAATCGCCATGCGTGGCAAGGGCTTCCTCGACGGCACCAAGATGGCGACTGCATTCAACATGCTTCGCTCTGGCGACCTGATCTGGCCCTATGTCGTCAACAACTACATGCGCGGCAAGGAGCCCCTTCCCTTCGACCTGCTTTACTGGAACGCCGATTCCACGCGCATGGCTGCAGCCAACCACTCCTTCTACCTGCGCAATTGCTACCTCGAGAACAACCTTTCGCGCGGCCAGATGGAGCTTGCCGGACGCTTGGTCTCGCTCTCCGACATCACAATTCCCGTCTACAATTTGGCCTCCAAGGAAGATCACATCGCGCCGGCACGTTCGGTTTTCCTCGGTTGCCAGTATTTCGGCGGCGAGGTCGATTATGTGATGGCAGGCTCCGGTCATATCGCCGGTGTCGTCAATCCACCTGCCCTCGGCAAATACCAGCATTGGACCGGCGGCAAGCCGATTGGACGATTCGAGGACTGGATCGCCGCTGCCACCGAGAACCCAGGCTCCTGGTGGCCGCACTGGCAACGCTGGATCGAGGCGAAGGACGGCACCCGCGTGCCCCCTCGAATTCCGGGCAAGACCATGGAAACGCTGGGTGACGCTCCCGGCGACTACGTGAAGGTGCGAGTGTAA
- a CDS encoding LL-diaminopimelate aminotransferase: MEEFHKVRRLPPYVFEQVNRLKASARSRGADIIDLGMGNPDLPTPQAIVDKLCEVVRDPRTHRYSSSRGIPGLRRAQANYYARRFGVKLNPDTQVVATLGSKEGFANMAQAITAPGDVVLCPDPTYPIHAFGFIMSGGVIRSLQAEPNDGFIPALERGVRHSIPKPLALILNYPSNPTAYVATLDFYKDVVAFAKKNDIIILSDLAYSEIYFDGNPPPSVLQVPGAIDVTVEFTSMSKTFSMPGWRMGFAVGNERLIAALTRVKSYLDYGAFTPIQVAATAALNGDGSDIEEVRDIYHKRRDVMVDAFSRAGWEIPAPAATMFAWAPIPEPFKHLGSLEFSKLLIEHADVAVAPGIGFGEHGDDYVRLALVENEHRIRQAARNIKKFLATTAKQPNNVVPLAAHR; encoded by the coding sequence ATGGAAGAGTTTCACAAAGTCCGCCGTCTTCCACCCTACGTCTTCGAGCAGGTCAACCGCCTGAAGGCCAGCGCGCGGTCACGCGGCGCCGACATCATCGATCTCGGCATGGGCAATCCCGATCTTCCGACACCACAGGCCATCGTCGACAAGCTCTGCGAAGTGGTGCGCGATCCACGCACGCATCGCTACTCGTCGTCGCGCGGCATTCCCGGCCTGCGGCGTGCCCAGGCCAATTATTATGCGCGTCGTTTCGGCGTGAAGCTCAATCCCGATACTCAGGTGGTGGCGACGCTCGGCTCCAAGGAAGGCTTCGCCAATATGGCGCAGGCAATCACTGCCCCGGGCGATGTGGTGCTGTGCCCGGATCCGACCTATCCAATCCATGCTTTCGGCTTCATCATGTCGGGCGGGGTTATCCGCTCGCTGCAGGCCGAGCCGAATGACGGTTTCATTCCGGCGCTGGAGCGTGGCGTGCGCCATTCGATCCCGAAGCCGCTGGCATTGATCCTCAACTATCCCTCCAATCCGACGGCCTATGTTGCCACGCTCGACTTCTACAAGGACGTCGTGGCCTTCGCGAAGAAGAACGACATCATCATCCTGTCGGACCTGGCCTATTCGGAGATCTATTTCGACGGCAACCCGCCTCCCTCGGTGCTGCAGGTGCCGGGTGCGATCGACGTCACCGTCGAGTTCACTTCGATGTCGAAGACCTTTTCCATGCCGGGCTGGCGCATGGGCTTCGCCGTTGGCAATGAACGGCTGATCGCTGCACTGACGCGCGTGAAATCCTACCTCGACTACGGTGCGTTCACGCCGATCCAGGTCGCGGCGACAGCCGCGCTCAATGGCGACGGCTCCGACATCGAGGAAGTGCGCGATATCTATCACAAGCGCCGCGACGTGATGGTCGACGCTTTCAGCCGTGCCGGCTGGGAAATCCCGGCGCCGGCGGCGACGATGTTCGCCTGGGCACCGATTCCCGAGCCGTTCAAGCATCTCGGTTCGCTCGAATTCTCCAAGCTTCTGATCGAGCACGCCGATGTTGCGGTGGCGCCGGGCATCGGCTTCGGCGAACATGGCGACGATTATGTGCGCCTGGCTCTGGTCGAGAACGAGCATCGCATCCGGCAGGCGGCCCGCAACATCAAGAAGTTCCTGGCGACCACCGCCAAGCAACCCAACAATGTGGTGCCGCTGGCGGCGCATCGCTGA
- a CDS encoding homoserine dehydrogenase produces MAESLRVGIAGLGTVGASVVRVLTEKAAELTRQCGRTITVTALSARNRDKDRGVDLSTVSWFENPVDLARSNEIDVFIELIGGDEGPARDSVRAALEAGRHVVTANKALLAKHGVALAEIAEKKGVLLNYEAAVAGGIPVIKTMREAMAGNSVNRVFGILNGTCNYILTRMEAEGLSFEACLKDAQRLGYAEADPTFDIEGNDTAHKLAILTSLAFGHKIAADDIYLEGISNITQADIRAAAELGYRIKLLGVAQRTDSGIEQRVHPTMVPTASVIAQVHGVTNAVAIETDILGELLLSGPGAGGNATASAVVGDIADIAKSRPGFQHGPVFGRPAKELKPYKKAQMRSHAGGYFIRLTVHDRVGVFASVAKRMADNDISLESIVQHAVGPEAVDKKTVILVTHETTEAAVRKAVEAITKDGHLTDKAQVIRIERAG; encoded by the coding sequence ATGGCTGAATCCTTGCGTGTTGGAATTGCCGGCCTCGGCACCGTTGGTGCCTCGGTCGTGCGCGTGCTCACCGAAAAGGCCGCCGAACTCACCCGCCAGTGCGGTCGCACCATCACGGTGACCGCTCTCTCGGCACGCAACCGTGACAAGGATCGCGGCGTCGACCTGTCCACGGTGTCCTGGTTCGAAAACCCGGTCGATCTTGCCCGCTCGAACGAGATCGACGTGTTCATCGAGCTGATCGGCGGCGATGAGGGGCCGGCGCGCGACAGCGTCAGGGCCGCGCTCGAGGCCGGCCGCCATGTGGTGACCGCCAACAAGGCGCTGCTTGCCAAGCATGGCGTGGCGCTTGCCGAGATCGCCGAGAAGAAAGGCGTGCTGCTGAACTATGAAGCGGCCGTGGCCGGCGGCATTCCCGTCATCAAAACGATGCGTGAGGCCATGGCCGGCAATTCGGTCAATCGTGTGTTCGGCATCCTGAACGGCACTTGCAACTATATCCTGACCCGCATGGAAGCCGAAGGCCTGTCCTTCGAGGCATGCCTCAAGGATGCCCAGCGTCTTGGTTATGCCGAGGCTGACCCGACCTTCGATATCGAGGGCAACGACACGGCGCACAAGCTTGCCATCCTCACCAGCCTCGCCTTCGGTCACAAGATCGCTGCCGACGACATCTATCTCGAAGGCATTTCGAACATCACCCAGGCCGACATTCGTGCAGCCGCTGAACTCGGCTATCGCATCAAGCTGCTCGGCGTTGCCCAGCGCACCGATAGCGGCATCGAACAGCGTGTGCATCCGACCATGGTGCCGACAGCCTCGGTGATCGCCCAGGTTCATGGTGTCACCAACGCCGTGGCGATCGAGACCGATATACTGGGAGAACTGCTGCTGTCCGGCCCCGGCGCTGGCGGCAATGCCACGGCGTCAGCAGTCGTCGGCGACATCGCCGACATCGCCAAGAGCCGCCCCGGTTTCCAGCACGGCCCTGTGTTTGGTCGTCCGGCCAAGGAACTGAAACCTTACAAGAAGGCGCAGATGCGCAGCCATGCCGGTGGTTATTTCATCCGGCTTACCGTGCATGACCGCGTTGGTGTGTTCGCTTCGGTGGCCAAGCGCATGGCTGACAACGATATCTCACTGGAATCGATCGTTCAGCACGCCGTCGGGCCGGAGGCGGTCGACAAGAAGACCGTCATCCTGGTCACGCATGAAACCACTGAAGCGGCGGTACGCAAGGCGGTCGAAGCGATCACCAAGGATGGTCACCTCACCGACAAGGCACAGGTGATCCGCATCGAACGGGCCGGCTGA
- a CDS encoding isoprenylcysteine carboxylmethyltransferase family protein, with the protein MTDAARLPFPLPPIVFLIALIIGVGLGVLYPLPWFGDVLGDILFGFGWLAALGAVALWFTAIRMMYRARTPLNPVAMPAHLLTSGPFGISRNPIYLSLATLVIGIGLITGNVWLILLAFAAGLVTSRLVIRREEKTLAGKFGKKYHDYAKRVRRWI; encoded by the coding sequence ATGACCGATGCCGCACGCCTGCCGTTTCCTTTGCCGCCCATCGTCTTCCTGATCGCATTGATCATCGGGGTGGGCCTGGGTGTTCTTTATCCCCTGCCCTGGTTCGGTGATGTCCTCGGCGACATCCTGTTCGGTTTCGGTTGGCTGGCTGCGCTGGGCGCGGTGGCGTTGTGGTTCACCGCAATCCGCATGATGTACAGGGCCAGAACGCCATTGAACCCGGTCGCCATGCCGGCGCATCTGTTGACCAGCGGACCATTCGGCATCAGCCGTAACCCGATCTATCTGTCTCTGGCGACACTGGTCATCGGTATCGGGCTTATCACCGGCAACGTCTGGCTCATCCTGCTGGCATTTGCAGCAGGATTGGTGACGAGCAGGTTGGTGATCCGGCGCGAAGAAAAGACCCTGGCCGGCAAATTCGGCAAGAAGTACCACGACTACGCGAAGCGCGTGCGCCGCTGGATCTGA
- a CDS encoding DUF1624 domain-containing protein produces MNLQQQTISARRITLIDALRGIALLAMASYHFTWDLEFFGYASPGLTAHGPWKLYARCIASSFLFLVGVSLVLAHGDRIRWQGFWKRFAMVVAAAAAISLATYLATPGGFIFFGILHQIALASVLGLLFLRVPALLTLVAAALVIAAPFYLRSPVFDHPALLWVGLSSADPRSNDYVPLFPWFGAVLIGIGLAKIARAAGLFERLANVSLGQTLEYPLTFIGRHSLAFYLIHQPVLIGCVWLFAQVWPAPAQDPKLGFTNACQASCQDSRDAAFCVRYCGCMLTAVEKDGLLTGIMKGDQPASARTRISDLASTCTVQTEDAMSPGEPQ; encoded by the coding sequence ATGAACCTTCAACAGCAGACAATTTCCGCCCGGCGCATTACCCTGATCGATGCCCTGCGCGGTATCGCGCTTCTGGCAATGGCCAGCTACCACTTCACCTGGGACCTCGAATTCTTCGGTTATGCGAGCCCCGGATTGACGGCACACGGCCCCTGGAAGCTCTATGCGCGCTGCATTGCGTCGAGTTTCCTTTTTCTGGTCGGCGTCTCGCTGGTGCTTGCGCACGGCGACCGCATCCGTTGGCAGGGCTTCTGGAAACGCTTCGCCATGGTGGTGGCCGCTGCCGCGGCAATATCCCTGGCGACTTATCTCGCCACGCCCGGCGGCTTCATCTTCTTCGGCATCCTGCATCAGATCGCCCTGGCCAGCGTGCTCGGCCTGCTGTTCCTGCGCGTGCCGGCACTGCTCACGCTTGTTGCCGCCGCGCTGGTCATTGCGGCTCCCTTCTATCTGCGCTCGCCTGTTTTCGATCATCCGGCACTTCTGTGGGTCGGCCTCTCATCGGCCGATCCGCGCTCGAACGACTATGTGCCGCTGTTTCCCTGGTTCGGCGCGGTGCTGATCGGCATCGGCCTGGCCAAGATCGCCAGGGCAGCCGGCTTGTTCGAACGACTGGCAAACGTCTCGCTCGGCCAGACGCTTGAATACCCACTCACCTTCATCGGTCGCCACAGCCTGGCTTTCTACCTCATCCACCAGCCGGTGCTGATAGGCTGTGTATGGCTGTTCGCGCAGGTCTGGCCTGCGCCCGCGCAGGATCCGAAGCTCGGCTTCACCAATGCCTGCCAGGCATCGTGCCAGGACAGCCGCGACGCCGCCTTCTGTGTGCGCTATTGTGGTTGCATGCTCACCGCGGTCGAGAAGGACGGCCTGCTGACAGGCATCATGAAGGGCGACCAGCCGGCTTCGGCCAGGACGCGCATCAGTGATCTCGCCAGCACATGCACGGTTCAGACCGAGGACGCCATGAGCCCTGGGGAACCGCAATGA
- a CDS encoding MFS transporter, producing the protein MTKDRHPPDSGMPDAETSGGISKSRFVVLVLLSALSVLPVNIISPSLPKIAMEFDVDFELISLAVAGYAIVTALVELVSGAMSDRFGRRPVALVSLSVFILASIGCAFAPDIVVFLVFRAMQASIAACFCVALVAIRETSDGHDGTSRVGYAAMAWAMAPMLGPTLGGTLDEFLGWRTIFVVLAAFGAIILSLSKRELSETASPVRRGGTYLGAYARLLSSAGFWAYVLVMAPSSGILYIFLAGAPLAVGGSSATLGLFMGMVPAGFICGSFLTGRYGSKVPRATLLIAARLLTCVGLLFGLLLYGVDMTHPLAFFGPCMFIGLGNGLTLPAANMGVMSSHKDMAGTAAGLAAAMSIGGAALIVAVAGQFLNRPATVGTILSAMLIVAAMALAAAVVVAFVDPASRRTN; encoded by the coding sequence ATGACGAAAGATCGTCATCCCCCGGATTCGGGTATGCCGGATGCAGAGACCTCGGGCGGCATTTCGAAATCTCGATTTGTCGTTCTTGTCCTTTTGTCCGCACTCTCGGTGTTGCCGGTCAACATCATTTCGCCGTCACTGCCCAAGATAGCGATGGAGTTCGATGTGGACTTCGAACTGATCAGCCTTGCGGTCGCCGGGTATGCGATTGTGACCGCGCTCGTGGAGCTGGTCTCCGGCGCAATGTCGGACCGCTTCGGGCGCAGACCGGTGGCACTTGTCTCGCTCTCTGTCTTCATTCTGGCCTCGATCGGCTGTGCGTTTGCTCCCGACATTGTTGTTTTCCTCGTGTTCCGCGCGATGCAAGCTTCGATTGCCGCCTGCTTTTGCGTGGCTCTTGTCGCCATCAGGGAAACATCGGACGGGCATGATGGGACGAGCCGGGTGGGCTATGCGGCGATGGCATGGGCCATGGCGCCCATGCTCGGTCCTACCCTGGGAGGGACGCTGGATGAATTCCTGGGGTGGCGAACGATCTTTGTCGTTCTTGCGGCCTTTGGCGCAATTATCCTGTCTTTATCGAAACGAGAATTGAGCGAAACAGCCTCTCCTGTCAGGCGGGGCGGGACCTATCTCGGCGCATATGCACGGCTGCTGAGCTCCGCCGGTTTCTGGGCGTACGTACTCGTAATGGCGCCTTCGTCAGGGATACTCTACATTTTCCTGGCCGGCGCACCTCTGGCGGTTGGTGGATCGAGCGCGACGCTTGGCCTGTTCATGGGGATGGTTCCCGCGGGTTTTATCTGTGGCAGTTTTCTGACCGGCCGTTACGGCTCAAAGGTGCCCCGGGCCACGTTGCTCATCGCTGCTCGCTTGCTGACCTGTGTCGGGCTCCTGTTTGGCCTGCTCCTGTACGGGGTCGATATGACGCATCCGTTGGCCTTCTTCGGCCCATGCATGTTCATTGGCCTTGGCAACGGGCTGACATTGCCCGCTGCCAATATGGGCGTCATGTCCAGCCACAAGGACATGGCGGGCACTGCCGCGGGATTGGCGGCGGCAATGTCGATTGGTGGGGCCGCACTGATCGTTGCTGTTGCCGGGCAGTTCCTCAACCGACCGGCAACTGTCGGTACGATTTTGAGCGCGATGCTGATCGTCGCGGCGATGGCCCTGGCAGCCGCGGTTGTCGTGGCTTTTGTCGATCCCGCCTCGCGAAGAACGAACTGA
- a CDS encoding MFS transporter: MSTHVRHPIWLPAVPPADARTFASLYAIESAARATVASVIPIQAYEILKNEQTVSILYTIVSLLGLSVTLFMPMLIHRFARRWVYTAGALLLGIGSLFFVTHSLPGQIIGMLCRVMGASALSITLNLYIMDHIRKTDLMQAESLRMAWSMIAWTSGPTLGIFLYTRYGIYAAHGAVAVFALCLLALFWYYRLGDNPMIVPGKSRPINPFANIGRFVSQPRLRLAWLIAFGRSCYWTTFFVYGPLFMVITGQGELAGGLLVSAGNALLFAAIFWGRAGKRYGARNVMTLAFVGMAVSLWLAGAIGELIPLATAGLLLVGALFTIALDAIGSTAFMRSVRAYERPQMAAVYRTYLDFSELTPPLVYSLVLAFFGLGSVFATLGCLAAVCAVVTWLYLPKSM; this comes from the coding sequence ATGTCCACGCATGTCCGCCATCCGATCTGGCTACCGGCGGTTCCGCCGGCGGATGCGCGCACCTTTGCCTCGCTTTACGCCATCGAATCCGCTGCGCGTGCCACGGTCGCCTCGGTCATCCCGATCCAGGCCTATGAGATCCTGAAGAACGAGCAGACGGTCTCGATCCTCTATACGATCGTGTCGCTGCTGGGTCTTTCGGTTACGTTGTTCATGCCCATGCTGATCCATCGCTTCGCGCGCAGATGGGTCTACACGGCCGGCGCGCTGCTGCTTGGGATCGGCTCGCTGTTCTTCGTCACCCATTCGCTGCCGGGCCAGATTATCGGCATGCTCTGCAGGGTGATGGGCGCAAGCGCGCTGTCGATCACGCTCAACCTCTACATCATGGATCATATCCGCAAGACCGACCTCATGCAGGCAGAGTCGCTGCGCATGGCATGGTCGATGATCGCCTGGACCAGCGGCCCGACGCTCGGTATCTTCCTCTATACGCGTTACGGCATCTACGCCGCGCACGGAGCCGTGGCTGTTTTCGCGCTCTGCCTGCTTGCGCTGTTCTGGTACTACCGGCTTGGCGACAATCCGATGATCGTGCCGGGCAAGAGCCGCCCCATCAATCCGTTCGCCAATATCGGGCGCTTCGTCAGCCAGCCTCGTTTGCGGCTCGCCTGGCTCATCGCGTTCGGCCGTTCCTGCTACTGGACGACGTTCTTTGTGTACGGTCCGCTGTTCATGGTCATCACCGGGCAAGGTGAACTCGCCGGCGGCCTGCTGGTTTCGGCTGGCAACGCTCTCCTCTTTGCTGCCATTTTCTGGGGCAGGGCAGGCAAGCGCTACGGCGCGCGCAACGTAATGACGCTGGCCTTTGTCGGGATGGCGGTGTCGCTGTGGCTTGCCGGCGCCATCGGCGAACTGATTCCGCTAGCCACCGCCGGTCTGCTCCTGGTCGGCGCCTTGTTCACCATCGCGCTCGATGCCATCGGTTCCACGGCGTTCATGCGATCGGTGCGCGCCTATGAGCGGCCACAGATGGCCGCTGTCTACCGCACCTATCTCGATTTCTCGGAGCTGACGCCGCCCCTGGTCTATTCGCTGGTGCTGGCTTTCTTCGGCCTGGGATCGGTTTTTGCCACCCTTGGCTGTCTTGCTGCTGTCTGCGCCGTTGTTACCTGGCTGTATCTGCCGAAATCGATGTAG
- a CDS encoding CbtB-domain containing protein has product MNTASVSLGASTSSQSRFLQLAMAGLLGIFVIGFTGFSHIEAVHNAAHDARHSMAFPCH; this is encoded by the coding sequence ATGAATACCGCTTCCGTTTCTCTCGGCGCTTCGACCTCTTCGCAGTCGCGCTTCCTGCAGCTGGCAATGGCTGGCCTGCTCGGCATCTTCGTCATCGGCTTCACCGGCTTCTCGCATATCGAGGCCGTGCACAACGCTGCCCACGACGCCCGCCACTCGATGGCGTTCCCCTGCCACTAA
- a CDS encoding CbtA family protein, which translates to MSVFRNVVFVAAIAGLLAGIVLACLQAYATVPLILKAEVYEQAAGGHEHTAAPVAPAADAGTNAMSSAAPAPAAAPAEEEEGWAPADGVERFSFNVLSNVVTGIGFALILVAFSEFAGGIGNWRQGVFWGLAGFAVFTLAPGLGLPPELPAMPAADLIPRQAWWISTVVATAIGLALIAFRRSLPLTVLAIVLIVAPHVVGAPQPASYDTPIPEGLHHQFVVAVTLTNLVFWVVLGAVVGVVRGRFTGQASSLRDSFA; encoded by the coding sequence ATGTCTGTTTTTCGCAACGTCGTGTTCGTCGCGGCGATCGCTGGCCTTTTGGCCGGCATCGTTCTCGCCTGCCTGCAGGCCTACGCCACCGTTCCGCTGATCCTGAAGGCGGAAGTGTATGAACAGGCCGCCGGCGGCCATGAGCATACGGCTGCGCCTGTCGCTCCCGCTGCCGATGCGGGCACCAATGCAATGAGTTCGGCTGCGCCGGCTCCCGCAGCTGCTCCGGCGGAGGAAGAGGAAGGCTGGGCACCCGCCGACGGTGTCGAGCGGTTCTCGTTCAACGTGCTCTCCAATGTCGTCACCGGTATCGGCTTCGCGCTGATCCTTGTTGCCTTCTCGGAATTCGCGGGTGGTATCGGCAATTGGCGCCAGGGCGTGTTCTGGGGACTTGCGGGTTTTGCCGTGTTTACATTGGCGCCAGGCCTCGGGCTGCCGCCCGAACTGCCGGCTATGCCTGCGGCCGATCTTATCCCCAGGCAGGCCTGGTGGATTTCCACCGTCGTCGCGACGGCCATCGGCCTTGCGCTGATCGCTTTTCGCCGGTCCCTGCCGCTCACGGTACTCGCCATCGTGCTGATCGTCGCCCCGCACGTCGTTGGCGCACCGCAGCCGGCAAGCTATGACACGCCGATCCCGGAAGGCCTGCATCACCAGTTCGTGGTGGCGGTCACACTGACCAACCTGGTGTTCTGGGTTGTTCTGGGAGCGGTCGTCGGCGTCGTGCGTGGCCGCTTCACCGGGCAGGCTTCGAGCCTTCGCGACAGCTTTGCCTGA